Proteins encoded by one window of Deinococcus malanensis:
- a CDS encoding deoxynucleoside kinase encodes MYVVVEGPIGVGKTSLAGRLAARYGAELNLEIVEENPFLAHFYEQPDAYSFQVQVFFLLSRFKQLSALSQPGLFSGNVVSDYLFDKDFIFAAMNLKDAEFHLYEDLYAHLSPRLPTPDLVVYLRADTDELLRRIARRGRPFERDMQAGYLAELTSRYDDYFRTYRHPLLTIEAGEYDFVGRTEDEQVILERIHDALQPKTAAD; translated from the coding sequence ATGTACGTTGTGGTGGAAGGCCCAATCGGGGTAGGAAAAACAAGCCTGGCGGGGCGGCTCGCCGCGCGCTACGGTGCCGAACTCAACCTGGAGATCGTCGAGGAAAACCCCTTTCTAGCGCACTTCTATGAGCAGCCAGACGCCTACTCGTTCCAGGTGCAGGTCTTCTTCCTGCTCTCACGCTTCAAGCAGCTCTCGGCCCTCTCACAGCCGGGGCTGTTCAGCGGCAACGTGGTCAGCGACTACCTGTTCGACAAGGATTTCATCTTTGCGGCCATGAACCTCAAGGACGCCGAGTTCCATTTGTATGAGGATCTGTACGCACACCTCTCGCCGCGCCTGCCCACCCCGGATCTGGTGGTGTATCTGCGGGCCGACACCGACGAACTGCTGCGCCGCATCGCCCGGCGTGGGCGCCCGTTCGAGCGCGACATGCAGGCGGGCTACCTGGCCGAGTTGACCAGCCGCTACGACGATTACTTCCGCACCTACCGGCACCCGCTGCTGACCATTGAAGCTGGCGAGTACGACTTCGTGGGCCGCACCGAGGACGAGCAGGTCATTCTGGAGCGCATTCACGACGCCCTGCAGCCCAAAACGGCCGCCGACTGA
- a CDS encoding deoxynucleoside kinase, with translation MYLAISGNIGSGKSTLTRMLSERYGLRPVYEPYADNPYLEDFYRDMRRYSFHSQVYFLSRRLEQHLNTVTGARYVIQDRTVFEDANIFARNLFESGQMEGRDWDTYRGLYEGVLPALRVPDLLIHIDATLPTLKKRIAQRGRAYEQDIPDAYLGGLNRLYDAWVSTFDACPVVRVNGDELDFVADPGAFQWVCTRIQAHGIGLPLLR, from the coding sequence ATGTACCTCGCCATTTCCGGCAACATCGGCAGCGGTAAAAGCACCCTGACGCGCATGCTCAGCGAGCGCTACGGGCTGCGGCCGGTGTACGAGCCCTACGCGGACAATCCCTACCTGGAAGATTTCTACCGAGATATGCGGCGGTACTCGTTTCACTCGCAGGTGTACTTTCTGTCCCGGCGGCTCGAACAGCACCTGAACACGGTGACGGGCGCCCGTTACGTGATCCAGGACCGCACGGTGTTTGAAGACGCCAACATCTTTGCGCGCAACCTGTTCGAGTCCGGGCAGATGGAAGGACGCGACTGGGACACCTACCGCGGGCTGTACGAGGGCGTGCTGCCGGCCCTGCGGGTGCCCGACCTGCTGATCCACATCGATGCCACGCTGCCCACCCTGAAAAAACGCATCGCGCAGCGTGGACGCGCCTACGAACAGGACATTCCTGACGCCTATCTGGGCGGGCTGAACCGCCTGTACGACGCCTGGGTCAGCACCTTCGACGCCTGCCCGGTGGTGCGGGTCAACGGCGACGAGCTGGATTTCGTGGCGGACCCGGGTGCTTTTCAGTGGGTCTGCACCCGAATCCAGGCGCATGGTATCGGCCTGCCGCTGCTGCGCTGA